From a region of the Williamsia phyllosphaerae genome:
- a CDS encoding LemA family protein, whose protein sequence is MLIALIVIVVVIVALVGFGVVGFNKLRKADIGAQEALGGIDVQLTRRADLIPNLVNTVKGYAAHESGVFEAVTAARSRVAKAAEGDAVPEKAAADAQLSDALVNVMAVAEAYPDLKADTQFLDLQRQLTDTENQISFARQYYNDAVTTLNTLVQTIPWMFFSGFAKVSTREFYKAPEGQQAPPTVTF, encoded by the coding sequence ATGCTGATCGCATTGATCGTGATCGTGGTGGTCATCGTCGCCCTCGTGGGCTTCGGCGTCGTCGGCTTCAACAAGCTGCGCAAGGCCGACATCGGCGCGCAGGAAGCACTCGGCGGCATCGACGTCCAGCTGACCCGACGGGCCGACCTGATCCCCAACCTGGTGAACACCGTGAAGGGCTACGCCGCACACGAATCCGGGGTGTTCGAGGCCGTCACCGCTGCGCGCTCACGCGTGGCGAAGGCCGCCGAGGGCGACGCGGTCCCGGAGAAGGCCGCCGCCGACGCCCAGTTGAGTGACGCCCTGGTCAACGTGATGGCGGTGGCGGAGGCGTACCCCGACCTCAAGGCCGACACGCAGTTCCTCGACCTGCAGCGGCAGCTGACCGACACCGAGAACCAGATCTCGTTCGCCCGCCAGTACTACAACGACGCCGTCACCACCCTCAACACCCTGGTGCAGACCATCCCGTGGATGTTCTTCTCCGGCTTCGCGAAGGTGTCGACCCGCGAGTTCTACAAGGCGCCCGAGGGGCAGCAGGCACCGCCGACCGTCACCTTCTGA
- a CDS encoding CoA transferase subunit A: MDKVVRTAADAVADIPDGASIAVGGFGLVGVPEILIDALRDQGAGELETISNNCGTDGFGLGVLLAEHRIRRTISSYVGSNKEFARQYLQGELEVELTPQGTLAERMRAGGAGIPAFFTPAGVGTQVADGGLPLRYDGAGGVLVASEPKETREFDGVTYVMERGIVADYAFVHAWKGDRHGNLVYRRSARNFNPNAAAAGRITIAQVEHLVEPGELDPENIHTPGIQVQRVVEVGPVEVGIEKRTVRTEN; this comes from the coding sequence ATGGACAAGGTGGTGCGCACAGCGGCCGACGCGGTGGCCGACATCCCCGACGGCGCCAGCATCGCCGTCGGCGGGTTCGGCCTGGTCGGGGTGCCCGAGATACTGATCGACGCGCTGCGGGATCAGGGCGCCGGCGAGCTGGAGACCATCAGCAACAACTGCGGCACCGACGGGTTCGGGCTCGGGGTGTTGCTCGCCGAGCACCGGATCCGGCGCACGATCAGCTCCTACGTCGGCTCCAACAAGGAATTCGCCCGGCAGTATTTGCAGGGCGAGCTCGAGGTGGAGTTGACGCCGCAGGGCACCCTCGCCGAGCGGATGCGGGCGGGCGGCGCCGGGATCCCCGCCTTCTTCACCCCCGCGGGTGTCGGAACCCAGGTCGCCGACGGCGGACTCCCGCTGCGCTACGACGGGGCCGGCGGTGTCCTGGTGGCCAGCGAGCCCAAGGAGACCCGGGAGTTCGACGGCGTCACCTACGTGATGGAGCGTGGCATCGTCGCCGATTACGCGTTTGTGCACGCCTGGAAGGGCGACCGGCACGGCAACCTCGTCTATCGCCGGAGCGCCCGGAACTTCAACCCCAACGCCGCGGCCGCCGGCAGGATCACCATCGCCCAGGTCGAGCATCTCGTCGAACCGGGCGAGCTCGACCCGGAGAACATCCACACGCCGGGCATCCAGGTGCAGCGTGTCGTCGAGGTCGGGCCGGTCGAGGTCGGGATCGAGAAGCGCACGGTGCGGACGGAGAACTGA
- a CDS encoding IclR family transcriptional regulator domain-containing protein, which produces MTTPETSGDHVQSLARGLSVIRAFDATHPRRTLSEVAKATDLTRATARRFLLTLEHLGYVAGDGSRFWLTPRVLDLGYSYLSSLSLPEVAGPHLEHLSATVGESSSVSVLDGHDIVYVARVPVSRIMTVSITIGTRFPAHATSMGRVLLAGLGADALDEQLAHGAQPLTSRTLDDVDALRAEVNRVRDQGHSLVDQELEDGLRSIAAPIRDRTGRVTAAVNLSTTATRHTPEEMRRDLLPALLAAADAISADLARLG; this is translated from the coding sequence ATGACGACCCCGGAGACATCGGGCGATCACGTGCAGTCGCTCGCGCGCGGACTGTCGGTGATCCGCGCGTTCGACGCCACCCACCCCCGTCGCACGCTGTCCGAGGTGGCGAAAGCCACCGACCTCACGCGCGCGACCGCCCGACGATTCCTGCTGACCCTCGAGCACCTCGGCTACGTCGCCGGCGACGGATCGCGCTTCTGGCTCACCCCCCGCGTCCTCGATCTCGGCTACAGCTACCTGTCGAGTCTGTCGCTGCCCGAAGTCGCCGGCCCGCACCTGGAGCACCTCTCGGCCACGGTCGGCGAGTCGAGCTCGGTGTCGGTCCTCGACGGGCACGACATCGTCTACGTCGCACGCGTGCCGGTCAGCCGGATCATGACGGTGTCGATCACCATCGGCACCCGATTCCCCGCCCACGCGACGTCGATGGGCCGGGTGCTGCTCGCTGGGCTCGGCGCCGACGCACTCGACGAGCAGCTGGCCCATGGAGCCCAGCCGCTGACCTCTCGCACCCTCGATGACGTCGATGCCCTTCGCGCGGAGGTGAACCGGGTCCGCGACCAGGGACACAGCCTGGTCGACCAGGAACTCGAGGACGGCCTCCGGTCGATCGCCGCGCCGATCCGCGACCGCACCGGCAGGGTCACCGCGGCGGTCAATCTGTCGACGACCGCGACCCGCCACACTCCGGAGGAGATGCGCCGCGACCTGCTGCCGGCACTTCTCGCCGCAGCCGACGCCATCTCCGCAGACCTCGCGCGCCTGGGCTGA
- a CDS encoding DUF2207 domain-containing protein, whose amino-acid sequence MRRAVVSVFAVLVVIGAMLLPALFGSFDDSESDAAAETAVITDYTADFEVDDNGTMTATETLDVDFPLSKHGIFRFFDIADPADSHIRYVPKNIRVTRDGSSDGVSLSTERGGRYVVAKIGKADVSISGNHRYVITYEVDGVLSDPINGARGSQFYWNLIPGGWRMPITKATLRATTPTPPQDTRCAVGAGSDAGCQASAAGNTLTVTTGSLEPNTPVTVQTALSTAAPGQKSLPWSIPFDPVFGRSVPLAIVFALLAVVAGVVSWLLARSVREPPPAYPLMYGPPEGMGPAQGAYVLTEKISDDMYAATMLELGEKGVADIDNVDGAWTITGKDGDFGRLDAVTAQTATTLGVAPGQSFSAQPGDVDGGKALKAARARFDSSVTSWSQATGLMQVKGIGSIGALLVIGAALGAGYLFFFSPFHMSLIGLPLAIFAVFALPLAAPEAKTFRTKKGREAWSHIGGFRRVLGTASSEARFDFSGRKELYTQYIPWAVAFGVAEVWATKYRIEVGEDPPTPSYFGAGHGYAAGYGLASMSNFSADFNSSVSSAISAYQATQTTSSSSGGGGGFSGGGGGGGGGGGSW is encoded by the coding sequence ATGAGGCGTGCGGTCGTCAGCGTGTTCGCGGTCCTGGTCGTCATCGGGGCGATGCTGCTGCCCGCATTGTTCGGCAGCTTCGACGACAGCGAGTCCGATGCCGCCGCCGAGACCGCCGTCATCACCGACTACACCGCCGACTTCGAGGTCGACGACAACGGCACCATGACGGCCACCGAGACCCTGGACGTCGACTTCCCGCTGTCCAAACACGGGATCTTCCGGTTCTTCGACATCGCCGACCCGGCGGACTCCCACATCCGCTACGTGCCCAAGAACATCCGCGTGACCCGGGACGGATCGTCGGACGGTGTCTCGTTGAGCACCGAGCGCGGTGGTCGTTACGTGGTCGCCAAGATCGGCAAGGCAGACGTCTCGATCAGCGGGAACCACCGCTACGTCATCACCTATGAGGTCGACGGAGTGCTGTCGGACCCCATCAACGGGGCGCGCGGCTCGCAGTTCTACTGGAACCTCATCCCCGGCGGATGGCGGATGCCGATCACGAAGGCCACCCTGCGCGCGACCACGCCGACACCGCCGCAGGACACCCGGTGCGCGGTCGGGGCCGGGTCGGACGCCGGCTGTCAGGCGAGCGCGGCGGGCAACACCCTGACCGTCACCACCGGATCGCTCGAACCCAACACCCCGGTCACGGTGCAGACCGCATTGAGCACCGCGGCGCCCGGACAGAAGTCGCTCCCGTGGTCGATCCCGTTCGACCCCGTGTTCGGCCGGTCGGTACCCCTGGCCATCGTCTTCGCGCTCCTCGCCGTGGTCGCGGGCGTGGTGAGTTGGCTTCTGGCACGCAGTGTCCGAGAGCCGCCGCCCGCGTATCCACTGATGTACGGCCCGCCCGAGGGCATGGGCCCGGCGCAGGGTGCCTACGTGCTCACCGAGAAGATCAGCGACGACATGTACGCCGCGACGATGCTGGAACTCGGTGAGAAGGGCGTCGCCGACATCGACAACGTCGACGGCGCATGGACCATCACCGGCAAGGACGGCGACTTCGGTCGCCTCGACGCGGTGACCGCGCAGACCGCGACCACGCTCGGAGTCGCACCGGGACAGAGCTTCTCCGCCCAGCCGGGCGACGTCGACGGTGGCAAGGCCCTCAAGGCCGCGCGGGCCCGCTTCGACTCGTCGGTCACGTCGTGGTCGCAGGCGACCGGACTGATGCAGGTCAAGGGAATCGGGTCGATCGGCGCCCTGCTCGTCATCGGCGCCGCACTCGGCGCGGGCTACCTGTTCTTCTTCAGTCCGTTCCACATGTCGCTGATCGGACTGCCGTTGGCGATCTTCGCGGTGTTCGCGTTGCCGCTGGCGGCGCCCGAGGCGAAGACGTTCCGCACCAAGAAGGGACGCGAGGCGTGGTCGCACATCGGCGGGTTCCGACGTGTGCTCGGGACCGCCTCGAGTGAGGCGCGATTCGACTTCAGTGGCCGCAAAGAGCTCTACACGCAGTACATCCCGTGGGCTGTCGCGTTCGGGGTCGCCGAGGTGTGGGCGACGAAGTACCGGATCGAGGTGGGCGAGGATCCGCCGACCCCGTCGTATTTCGGGGCCGGCCACGGCTACGCTGCCGGCTACGGCCTGGCGTCGATGAGCAACTTCTCCGCGGACTTCAACTCCTCGGTGTCGTCGGCGATCTCGGCGTATCAGGCCACCCAGACGACCTCCTCGTCGTCCGGCGGTGGGGGTGGCTTCTCCGGCGGTGGCGGCGGGGGCGGCGGAGGAGGCGGCTCGTGGTGA